From Ictidomys tridecemlineatus isolate mIctTri1 chromosome 2, mIctTri1.hap1, whole genome shotgun sequence, the proteins below share one genomic window:
- the Or9a2 gene encoding LOW QUALITY PROTEIN: olfactory receptor 9A2 (The sequence of the model RefSeq protein was modified relative to this genomic sequence to represent the inferred CDS: inserted 1 base in 1 codon) translates to MDNHSSATEFRLRGFPGSQDLRSTLFALFFFFYLVTLMGNMVIITIVCVDRRLQSPMYFFLAHLSVLEILITTIIVPVMLWGLLLPGTQTISLTGCVVQLFLYLAVGTTEFTLLGAMAVDRXVAVCDPLRYNIIMTSRTCNSVVIVSWLFGFLSEIWPVYATFQFTFCKSNLLDHFYCDRGQLLTLSCDDTLFTEFILFLMAVFIIIGSLTPTIVSYSYIISTILKIPSASGRRKAFSTCASHFTFVVIGYGSCLFLYVKPKQTQAAEYNRVASLLVSVVTPFLNPFIFTLRNDKVKEALGHGVKRCCHLLKD, encoded by the exons ATGGACAACCACTCCAGTGCCACCGAATTCCGCCTCCGAGGCTTTCCTGGGTCCCAAGATCTGCGCAGCACTCTTTttgctctcttctttttcttctacttggTGACACTAATGGGAAACATGGTCATCATCACCATTGTGTGTGTTGACAGACGTCTCCAGTcccccatgtatttcttcctcgCTCACCTCTCTGTCCTGGAGATCCTGATCACAACCATAATTGTTCCTGTGATGCTTTGGGGATTGCTGCTCCCTGGGACGCAGACAATATCTCTGACTGGATGTGTTGTCCAACTCTTCCTGTACCTTGCCGTGGGAACCACAGAGTTCACACTGCTTGGAGCGATGGCCGTGGACC AGGTGGCTGTGTGTGACCCTTTGAGGTACAACATCATCATGACCAGCCGCACCTGCAACTCGGTGGTAATTGTGTCTTGGCTCTTTGGGTTCCTTTCTGAAATCTGGCCAGTTTATGCCACATTCCAGTTTACTTTCTGCAAATCAAATCTGCTAGACCATTTTTACTGTGACCGAGGACAATTGCTCACACTGTCCTGTGATGATACTCTTTTCACGGAGTTTATTCTTTTTCTGATGGCTGTTTTCATCATCATTGGTTCTTTGACCCCTACAATTGTCTCCTACAGCTACATCATCTCCACCATCCTCAAGATCCCCTCCGCCTCGGGCCGGaggaaagccttctccacctgtgcctcCCACTTCACTTTCGTTGTGATTGGCTATGGCAGCTGCTTGTTCCTCTATGTGAAACCCAAGCAAACGCAGGCGGCTGAGTACAACAGGGTAGCATCACTGCTGGTGTCTGTGGTGACCCCTTTCCTGAACCCTTTCATCTTCACTCTCCGCAATGACAAAGTCAAAGAGGCTCTTGGGCATGGAGTGAAACGCTGCTGTCATCTCCTCAAAGATTAG